From the Lolium rigidum isolate FL_2022 chromosome 2, APGP_CSIRO_Lrig_0.1, whole genome shotgun sequence genome, one window contains:
- the LOC124689698 gene encoding uncharacterized protein LOC124689698, whose amino-acid sequence MASLPAKLPNVLIYCGILLRLPFRLFIRLAVKAWRHHILGGGTVRRLREDSPGLQIVSPAVQLPDDLIYLSILPRLPFRQLLRAAAVCKAWRQLILGDPAFAGMQAQCPSPASAVLARYHGGRLEALSPGAVGPPDASLSFLPVVVANAEAKLRFCSVTRGLLCLMANAIGGRDSATIFVVNPATRAFRAVPYSGDGRFMPCLAYDPSMVHHNGYHIVLPAQVTSELWRFWSFSSAASSGGGWRVSGAEVRLTPSDFVVSKPLYLGGRAHWLCERGGVVWHDAMADAAGALPQPTLIPGGQGLCLEGRKVLVAWHGRIGIVSAGLATGLAVWALSSSSSPAQWEMVHRRSWDEIPGVAPPASCFMWSLSVVPAGMEGGGEKALGLAVRMAHGPRCYTQQHGVDGAGGEEEEVVWRRELLRYDISTGATAVVAELVGRDKHDDFGAVFCYHSSMAPLG is encoded by the coding sequence ATGGCGTCGTTGCCGGCGAAGCTCCCGAACGTTCTGATCTACTGCGGCATCCTCCTCCGGCTCCCTTTCCGCCTGTTCATCCGCCTCGCGGTTAAGGCATGGCGCCATCACATCCTCGGCGGCGGGACGgtgcggcggctccgggaagatTCTCCCGGCCTGCAGATCGTGTCTCCGGCGGTGCAGCTCCCAGACGATCTGATCTACCTTAGCATCCTCCCCCGCCTCCCCTTCCGCCagctcctccgcgccgccgccgtctgcaAGGCGTGGCGCCAGCTCATCCTCGGCGACCCCGCCTTTGCCGGCATGCAGGCGCAGTGCCCCTCGCCGGCCTCCGCTGTTCTCGCTCGCTACCACGGGGGACGCCTCGAGGCCCTCAGCCCCGGCGCCGTTGGCCCGCCAGACGCATCGCTCTCCTTCCTCCCCGTTGTCGTTGCCAACGCGGAGGCGAAGCTCCGGTTCTGCTCCGTCACGAGAGGCCTCTTGTGCTTAATGGCCAACGCGATCGGTGGCCGTGACAGCGCCACCATCTTCGTCGTCAACCCGGCGACCCGCGCGTTCCGCGCCGTCCCGTACTCCGGAGACGGCCGCTTCATGCCCTGTCTCGCGTACGATCCGTCCATGGTGCACCATAACGGATACCACATCGTCCTCCCCGCCCAGGTAACATCGGAGTTGTGGAGGTTCTGGAGTTTCTCGTCGGCAGCGTCGAGCGGCGGTGGTTGGCGTGTGTCAGGCGCGGAGGTGCGCCTGACGCCGTCTGACTTCGTCGTATCGAAGCCGTTGTACTTGGGCGGGCGCGCGCACTGGCTCTGCGAACGGGGCGGCGTGGTGTGGCACGACGCCATGGCTGATGCGGCGGGCGCTCTGCCGCAGCCGACGTTGATCCCGGGAGGACAAGGACTGTGCCTGGAGGGCAGAAAAGTGCTGGTGGCGTGGCACGGGCGAATCGGGATAGTGTCTGCGGGCCTCGCCACCGGGCTGGCCGTATGGGCGCTATCATCCTCATCGTCGCCGGCGCAGTGGGAGATGGTGCACAGGAGAAGCTGGGACGAGATCCCCGGCGTGGCTCCCCCAGCGTCGTGCTTCATGTGGTCATTGTCGGTGGTGCCGGCTGGCATGGAGGGCGGCGGGGAGAAGGCGCTGGGCCTGGCGGTGCGGATGGCACACGGGCCGCGGTGTTACACGCAGCAGCACGGCGTCGACGGCGCCggtggtgaggaggaggaggtggtgtggCGTCGGGAGTTGCTGCGCTACGACATAAGCACGGGAGCCACCGCGGTGGTGGCGGAGCTGGTCGGGAGGGACAAACACGACGACTTTGGCGCCGTCTTCTGCTACCACTCCAGCATGGCGCCGCTGGGCTAG